One genomic segment of Centroberyx gerrardi isolate f3 chromosome 4, fCenGer3.hap1.cur.20231027, whole genome shotgun sequence includes these proteins:
- the LOC139916555 gene encoding uncharacterized protein CFAP97D2, producing the protein MHRSYQPLKPATSRYLQQRWDQSSYEDHRRKVSSTQPIVDTRGMKTPAHVQLKLKQLQLQEERLSVIDRENRLLASKLADIVCSKGLVDHRNPYQQRSLNADRRREELLLVSGQNRAVYQRITARQSEYRRRLWLDDWERAERRRDDIARYPRDSRQKSDRKVKFASVETSEPETCSTDKTT; encoded by the exons ATGCACCGGTCCTACCAGCCGCTGAAACCTGCGACCAGCCGCTACCTGCAGCAGAGATGGGACCAGAGCAGCTATGAAGATCACAGGAGgaag GTGAGCTCCACCCAGCCCATAGTGGACACCAGGGGCATGAAGACTCCCGCACACGTCCAGCTCAAACTCAAACAGCTGCAG ctgcaggaggagcgtCTGTCCGTCATCGACAGAGAAAACCGCCTCCTCGCCTCCAAACTGGCTGACATCGTTTGTTCTAAAGGCCTGGTGGACCACAGGAACCCGTACCAGCAGAGGAG CCTGAACGccgacaggaggagggaggagcttcTGCTGGTCAGCGGTCAGAACCGGGCCGTCTACCAGCGAATCACGGCCCGCCAGTCAGAGTATCGCCGCCGGCTCTGGTTGGACGACTGGGAGCGGGCGGAGCGTCGGCGGGACGACATCGCCCGCTACCCgagagacagcagacag AAGTCGGACAGGAAGGTGAAGTTTGCCTCTGTAGAAACCAGCGAGCCGGAGACCTGCAGCACCGACAAGAccacctga